Below is a window of Janthinobacterium lividum DNA.
GCGCCAGGTCATCGGCATGGATATGGTTGGTGTAGACATCGTCGCCCACGGCCAGGGCCGGCGTGCCCTCGCGCAAGCGCTTCAGGGGCAGGCGGTCGTCCGCATAGATGCCGGGCACGCGCAGGATAGCCACGCTGGCGCCGCGCCGCACGCCCCAGCCCCGCAAGACCTGTTCGGCATCGACGCGCCTCTTCGCGCGCGCATTCGCCGGCGCCGTCGGCCGCGTTTCATCGACCCAGGCGCCAGCGCAATCGCCATACACGCCGCTGGTGCTTACATACACCATGCGTGCATGCTCGGGTAAAATGGCGGCCAGATTGCGCGTGCGCTGGTCCAGCAAGCCCGACGACCGGGGCGGCGCCAGGTGCACGATCATCGTCGCCAGTCCCGCCAGCCGTTTCAGGCTGGCGCGGTCGTCGAAGTTGGCCACGATGGGCACGGCGCCGGCCACCCGCAGCTGCGCGCAGCGCGCCGGCTGGCTGGTGACGGCAAAGACGCGAAAACGCGTGCGCAGCAAGGGCAGCAGCCGCATGCCGACGTCGCCGCAGCCCAGGATCAGCAGGCGCGGCAAGCCTGACGGCTTGCGCAAAGAGTGCATTAACATATTTTTCATCTCAAGGATTGTATGACTTTTCAAATTACTGTTCAGCCCAGCGGCCACCAATTCAGCTGTGAAGCGGACGAAACCGTCCTGTCGGCGGCGATACGCGCAGGCGTCGGCTTGCCGTACAGCTGCAAAAGCGGCGCCTGCAGTTCCTGCAAGGGCAAGATCGTATCCGGCAGCGTACAGCATAAGCCATACCAGGCCCGCTCCTTGACGGAAGATGAAGCGACCGCCGGCTACTCGCTGCTGTGCTGTGCCGTGCCCCAGGGCGACGTGGTGGTGCAGGCGCGCGAAGTGGCGGGCAGCAGCGACTATCCGATCAAGAAAATGCCGTCGCGCGTGACCACCATCGAAAAAGTCGCCCCCGACGTCGTCGTGCTGACCCTGCAGTTGCCAGCCAGCGAGCGCTTGCACTACCGCGCCGGACAGTATATCGAAATCATGCTGCGCGACAACAAGCGCCGCAGCTACAGCATGGCCAGCGCACCCGTTGAAGGCGGCCCCGTGAGCCTGCACATCCGCCATATGCCGGGCGGCCTGTTCACCGACCAGGTCTTTGGCACCATGAAGGAACGCGACATCCTGCGCTTCGAAGGCCCGATGGGCACCTTCTTCCTGCGCGAAGATTCCGACAAGCCCGTCGTGCTGCTGGCCTCGGGCACGGGCTTTGCCCCCTTGAAAGCCATCGTCGAGCACATGATCAACGAGCAATCCCCGCGCCCGATCACCCTGTACTGGGGAGGCCGCCGTCCGCACGACCTGTACATGGACGCGCTATGCCGCCAGTGGGCCGCCGACTTGCCGCAGTTCACCTATGTGCCCGTCGTATCGGACGCCTTGCCGGAAGACGCCTGGAGCGGCCGCACGGGCTTCGTGCACCAGGCCGTCATCACCGACTTGCCAGACATGTCCGCTTATCAAGTGTATGCCTGCGGCGCACCGATCGTCGTCGAGTCGGCCAACCGCGATTTCGTGCAGTTGTGCCAGCTGCCAGCCGACGAATTCTACGCCGACGCCTTCACCACGGAAGCCGACCTGGCCAAGTAAGCGTTACCTTCCAGACAGCGGGGCGCGGCTGGCGCGGCGCCCGCTGCCGCCACCGCTCCACCCCGCTGCTTCCTGGAAATTTCATGTCTCTCGCTATCCTGCGTCACCGCAACTTCGCCTTTTACCTGTCCGCCCGCGTGCTGGGCACCGTGGCCGTGCAAATGCAAAGTGTGGCCATCGGCTGGCAGGTGTACCAGATCACGGGCAGCCTGTTTGACCTGGGCCTGATCGGCCTGGCGCAGTTCGCCCCCTTCCTCGTATTGATCCTGCCAGCCGGCCACGTGGCCGACCGCTACAACCGGCGCAACATCATCGCCTGGTGCCTGGCGGCGCAACTGGCTTGCGCGCTGGCCCTGCTGGCCTTTACGCTCAGTGGACTCACCATCGTCTGGCCCGTGTTCGCCGTGCTGGTGCTGTTCGGCAGCGCGCGCGCCTTCATGATGCCGGCCACGCAAGCCGTGCTGGTCAACATGGTGCCCACGCAACACTTCAGCCGTGCCGTCGCGCTCAGCTCGTCGAGCTCGCACGTGGCCATCATCCTGGGACCCACCTTGGGCGGCTTGCTGTATTACTTCGGCCCCAAGGTGGTGTACCTGATCTCGTCCGCGCTGCTGGTCGTGTCCGTCTTACTGATGCTCGCCACCACGCCCGCGCCGCAAGTGGTCAAGCGCGAACCCGTCAGCTGGCATACCCTGCTCGAAGGCTTGCGCTTCGTCTGGTCGAAACCCATCGTGTTGGGCGCCATTTCGCTCGACCTGTTTGCCGTGCTGTTCGGCGGCGCCACGGCCCTGCTGCCGGCGCTCGCGCACGATGTGCTGCATATCGGCCCCAGCGGCCTGGGCTTGCTGCGCACGGCGCCGGGCGCCGGCGCGGCCCTGTGCTCGATCGCGCTGGCCATCTTCCCCATCACGCGCCGCGTGGGCGCGTGGATGTTCGGCGGCGTGGCCGTCTTCGGCCTGAGCACCCTGGTGCTGGGCAGCACCAGCTATTTCCCGCTGGCGCTGGCGGCGTTGTTCCTGATGGGCGCCGGCGACATGGTCAGCGTCTACATCCGCCACCTGCTGGTGCAGTTCGAGACGCCGGACGAGATCCGCGGCCGGGTCAGCGCCGTGAATGCCGTCTTCATCGGCGCCTCGAACGAGCTGGGCGAATTCGAATCGGGTCTGACGGCCGGCTGGTTCGGCCTGGTGCGCGCCGTGCTCTTCGGCGGCGCCGCCACCCTGGCCGTGACGGGTATCTGGGCCGTGCTATTCCCCGTACTGTCGCGCATGGACCGCTTTCCCCACCACGAGAAGGAAGCGGCCGCCAGGACGGCCACCGCGACTGCAAACTAAGCGCTAAGATGCGCTATCGCCACTGACGAACCCGCACCATGAAAATCACGCTTCCCTTCCACAGCTTCATCCGCAGCCGCCCCCATCTGAGCATGGCCACGGCCGTCGGCGTGGCGGCCGGCCTGCTGCTGCCCTCCTCCTGGCAACAGATGACGCGCCTGCTGACGGCGTGGAATGTGGCCGTCTGGTTCTACCTGGCGACGATGGCCTGGATGATGATGCACGCCAACCATCACAAGGTGAAAGCCATGGCGCAGCGCCAGGATGAGCGGGCCGCCACGGTGCTGTCGGCCCTGTCCGTCGCATCCGTGATGAGCCTGGTAGCCATCGTCTCGCAGCTATCGTCGATGAAAGACCTGGCGCCGGACGAGCGCGCGCTGCATTATTGCCTGACGATCCTGACGCTGGTCGGTTCCTGGTTCCTCGTCGGCACCCTGTTCTGCTTCCACTATGCCCACCTGTATTACCAGGCCGACCCCGCGCTACGTCCTCTGAAATTTCCCGACGACGAACAAAACCCCGATTACTGGGATTTTCTATATTTCGCCTTCACCATCGCCGTGGCCGTGCAAACGTCGGACGTTTCCGTGCAGACGCGATTGATGCGGCAGATCGTGCTGGGACAATCCGTGCTGAGCTTTTTCTTCAACCTGGTCGTGCTGGGGCTGTCGATCAATATTGCCGCCGGTCTCATTAATGGGTAAGGCTGACGGCGAACCGAAAAAATTCCATGAGGAAACTTGACCTGGCTGAAGGGTTAAGCTCATCTTAATCGTGCGCACCCTCTTGAAATACTGGAAAGAGGAGTAAGATAAGTTCCATGCACAGAGGTCATGTGCATGTGGCAGCAACCAGGCCTCAACACGCCTGAGATGGGTTTTTTTTGAATTGACAGGAGTAAGCATATGCAAATCAATATTCATACCGACAGCACCATCGCCAACACCGCTGGACTGAACGAACATGTGCAATCCGTACTTGAAAGCGCACTGAACCGCTTCCGCGACAACCTGACCCGCATCGAAGTCCACATCAGCGACACGAATGGCCCGAAAGGCGGCGCCGACGATATTCGCTGCGTCATGGAAGCACGTGTCGCTGGCTATCAAGCAATTGCCGTGACCGAACAGAACGCCACCGTGCATCAATCCGTTGCCGGCGCCACTGACAAACTGAAACGCGCCATCGATAGCGCCCTGGGCCGCCTGCAAGACAGCAAGCGCCACGCCACCGGCAAAAATGCCGTAATCGATACGGCCGAAGCGGAAGAAACCGCCGAGTAATTCCCCACCCGCAAGATTTCCAGAGACTGAGGCAGCCGTTCAAGGCTGCCTTTGCACATCTGGCCCGCCTTTTGCGCGCGGCAATAACAATACTAAAACAATCATCATTTCAGCTTATTAACGCGACATTGAAATAATTGTCGTATTTCTCACAGTAAGTGACATCAAGCAAGCCTTTGCCGTTACGGTCTAGGCCGCTTTACGCTATCATGAAGATACCGGCTCCCTGCTCGCGCGCCGGATTTTTGAAAGTGTGATTGTGGAACAGATCGGCAACTTTGGCGCTTCAGGCTGCAACATCGGCGATTTACAGCTATTTCGCGATGGGGCGGACAGCCATACGGCAGCCATGCTGGCACCCTGCCCCGTCATGCGCCTCGAAGCGGGCGAAGCTATTGCCGACACGCAAGGCGCCAGCCTCTACATCGTCCTGCGCGGCTCGCTGGCCGTGGCCGCCGACACCCACACGGGAATGGATGACGGCACCGTCAGCAAAGTCTTGCCCGGCGAAAGCGTGGGCGAACAATCGGTACTCGATGAAGCGAGCAACCTGGCCGCTATTTCGGCCCTGGAAGAAACCGATTTGCTGGTGATCGACGCGGCGATTGTCTGGGAATTGATCGAGCAATCGAACGGCCTGGCACGCAACCTGCTGCGGCTGCTGTCCTTCCGCATCCGCGCCGCGAATGCCCTGCTGCGCCGCCGCCAGAAACTGGGGGAATTCTACCGCCAACTGTCGATGGTCGATAGCCTGACGGGCTTGTACAACCGCGCCTGGCTCACCGATTTACTACCAAACATGATCGTCACGGCCCACGCCAGCGCCTCGCCGCTGTCGCTGGTGATGATAGACCTCGACCATTTCAAGCGCTTCAACGACACGCACGGCCACCAGGCAGGCGACCAGGCACTGCGCATCGCCGCGCAAGTGCTGGGCGCAGCCCTGCGGCCCACGGATTTTGCCGTGCGCTATGGTGGTGAGGAAATGATGGTGATCTTGCCCGATACTAACGAACACGTGGCCCTGCGGGTCGCCGAGCGCCTGTGCGAACGCATGCAGCAAGCCGTCATCTTCGCCGACATGCGCAGCGCGCTGCCGCACATCACGGGTTCCTTCGGCGTAGCCAGCCTGGCGGTCGAACAGGACGACCATGCGCTGATCGCCGCGGCCGACGCGGCCCTTTACCGGGCCAAGGCTAACGGTCGCAACAGGGTCATGCTGTAGTTCAGGCAGCCTTGCTGTCGGCCGGCTTGGCAGCGTCATCCTTCTTGCTGCTGTGCGCGGCGATGAAATCCGCGTAGCCCTTCTGCACCAGCTCATACGTCTTGTCGATATTGCCGGCGATATCGCCTTGCAACACTTTCAAGCCGCCCAGAATATCGCGCGCTTCCTTGAAGCCTTTTTCCATACCGCCGCTGATGGTGTCCATGAACTTGGTCAGGGCCGTATCGTCGTCCATGCCGGGATTCTGTTTCTTGTAGGCGTCAAAAAAACCGGTCGACAGCGATACAATGCGGCTCGCCGTCGCTTCGGCACTGTTATCCTGCGAGGCCGCGTTCTGGATCGCGTCCTCGCCGTACTGGCCCTTCAACGCTTCATTGATGTTGGTGATGGCCGTCTTGTACAGCAGCGCCAGCGGCTCGTTCTCGGAACCGATCGACACGTTCAGCGAGGCCTGCATGATGGAAGCGTTCAATTGCAGCTTGCTGCGGTCATTCACGCTCATTTCAGTTTTGACGCCGTCCTTTTGCTGGACTTTATCGTCCTTGCCGGCAACGCCCGCACTGACGGAAGTCACGGAAGGGGTGGAATTGCCGCTTGCGGCGATGGGAATTGACACGATAGACCTCCTTGAACGGGCAATGTATGCCACCATGCGGGAAACGCGATGATGGCCATCCTCTCGTGTAGTATCGGCAGGTTTTCAGAAAACTATAGCAGTGGCGCTTTTACCGGCCCGGATAACCAATCAAGTAACGACCATCAATGACTAAGCAGACCTTTCTTTGGCACGACTACGAAACCTTTGGCGCCCAGCCGCGCCGCGACCGCCCGGCCCAGTTCGCCGCCATCCGCACGGATACCGACCTCAACGAGATCGGCGAGCCGATCATGCTGTATTGCCAGCCTGCCAATGATTTCCTGCCCGACCCGCAATCGTGCCTGATCACGGGCATCACGCCGCAGCAATGTCTGCAGCTGGGCGTGCCTGAGCACCAGTTCGCCGCCACCATCGAGGCGGCCTTCTCGGAACCGGGCACCATCGGCGTGGGCTATAACACCATCCGTTTCGACGATGAAGTCACGCGTTTCCTGTTCTGGCGCAACCTGATCGACCCGTATGCGCGTGAATGGAAGAACCATTGCGGCCGCTGGGACATCCTCGACGTGGTGCGCATGACGCACGCGCTGCGCCCGGAAGGCATCGAATGGCCAAAGCGCGACGATGGCCAAACCAGCTTCAAACTGGAACACCTGAGCAAGGCCAATGGCCTGGTCCACGAAGCGGCGCATGATGCGCTGTCCGACGTGCGCGCCACCATCGCCCTGGCGCGCCTGATCAAGCAGAGACAGCCAAAACTGTTCGAATTCTGCCTGGCCCTGCACAAGAAGGACCGGGTCGCCAGCGAGATGGGCATGCACCTGGCCGCCAGCGAGCGCCAGCCCTTCCTGCACGTGTCGGGCATGTTCCCCGCTGAACGGGGCTGCCTGGGCGTCGTCTGGCCGCTGGCCACACACCCGAGCAACAAGAATGAAATCCTCGTCTGGGATTGCGCCCATGATCCGCGTGAACTGTTCAGCCTGGACGCGGACACCATCCGCACGCGTTTGTTCACGCGCAAGGAGGCCATGCCGGAAGGCATGACGCGCCTGCCCGTGAAAAGCGTGCACTTGAACAAGTCGCCCATGCTGGTCGGCAATCTGAAAACCCTGTCGCCGGCCATGGCCGCGCAGTGGGGCATCGATCTGGATGCGGCGAAGGTCAACGCCCAGCTGGCCGCCACGGCGCCGAACATGGATGCGATCTGGGCCGAAGTCTTCCAGCGCCCGGGCGCGAATGTCGCCCTGGACGTGGATGAAGATTTATACAACGGCTTCGTCAGCAACGACGACCGCCGCCTGCTCGAATCGCTGCGCCGCGACACGCCGGCCAAGCTGGCCACGGCCCGCCCCTCGTTTTCCGACGAACGCCTGCAGGAATTGCTGTTCCGCTACCGCGCCCGCAATTTCCCGCAAACCCTGAGCGAAGCGGAAAGCCTGCGCTGGGAACAGCACCGCGCCGCCCGCCTGTTCGACGGCGACGGCGGCGCCCGCACCATCGAAATGCTGTTTACGGAGATCGACGTGCTGTCGGAGTCCGTGGATGAGCGGGGAGAAGAGATATTGGGCGAGCTGTACGATTACGCGGAGATCGTTGCACCGCAGCGCGACTAAATGAAAAATGCCGGGCTAGCCCGGCATTTTTTATGGATGAGACTTAAACAGCTCGATGTTGATTGATCGCATCGCGCGTCTCGATCGCCACGCGGCGCGCCGCGTCGGCGAAATCTTCGCCAGCTTGCGGCGTGGCGTAGATGATGGCGCGCGAAGAGCTGATCATCATGCCCATGCCGTTTGCCGTCTGGCCCGCGCCGACCGTGGCGGCGATGTCTCCGCCCTGGGCGCCGATGCCGGGCACCAGCAGCGGCATGTCACCGACGATGGCGCGCACTTGCGCCAGTTCTTCAGGGAAGGTGGCGCCGACGACGAGCGCGCACTGGCCATTCTTGTTCCACTTCTCGGCCACCAGGCGCGCCACGCGCTGGTACAGGGGCACGCCGTCCGTATCGAGGAATTGCAGGTCCGAGCCGCCCGGGTTCGAGGTGCGGCACAGGATGATCACGCCGCGGTCTTGCCACGCCAGGTAGGGGTCGAGCGAATCCTCGCCCATGTACGGATTCACGGTGACGGCGTCGGCGCCGTAGCGCTCGAACGCTTCGCGCGCGTATTGCGTGGCCGTGGCGCCGATGTCGCCCCGTTTCGCGTCGAGAATCAACGGGATATGCGGGTAGTTCTCGCGCACGTAGCGGCAGATGTCTTCCAGCTGCTTTTCCGCGCCCAGCGCGCCGAAATAGGCGATCTGCGGCTTGAAGGCGCAGGCCAGGTCAGCCGTGGCATCGATGATGCGCGTGCAAAAGGTGGTGATTCCATCAGGCAGATCGCGCAGTTCGGCTGGCAATTTCGCCAGGTCCGGGTCCAGGCCCACGCACAGCAGGGAATTATTGGCCGTCCACGCGGCGGATAATTTATTGATGAAATTCACGGCACACCTTCTCTATATTCAGTTGCAAACCCCGTATTGTAACGCGGCGCAGGCTTGCCACGGCGTCTCAAGGCAGTCGGGAGCGGCGGCCAGCGCTTATTAAACCGACATCGCGGGCCGTTTCAGGTATATTTGCCTCACCTCCCTTACTCTGCACGGAACCCATCATGCAAATCACCAATCAATTCACCAAATGGCTGCGCCTGACGCTGAGCGTCACCGTCCTGGCCGGCATCCTGACGGGCTGCGGCTACAACGACTTCCAGACCAAGGACGAAGCCACCAAGGCCGCCTGGGGCGAAGTGGTCAACCAGTACCAGCGCCGTGCCGACCTGATCCCTAACCTGGTGAACACCGTCAAGGGCTACGCCACGCATGAGCGCGAAACCCTGGAAGCGGTGACCAAGGCGCGCGCCGCCGCCACCAGTTTCCAGATCACTCCCGAAGTGCTGAACGACCCGGCCGCCTTCGAAAAATTCCAGCAAGTACAGGGGCAGCTGTCGTCGGCCCTGTCGCGTCTGATGGTGGTGTCCGAGAAATACCCGGACTTGAAGGCCGATACGAGTTTCCGCGACTTGCAGTCGCAGCTGGAAGGCACGGAAAACCGCATCACCGTGGCGCGCCAGCGTTACATCGTCGCCGTGCAGGATTACAACGTGCATGCGCGCAGCTTCCCGAACAATCTGACGGCCATGGTCTTCGGCTACAAGGTCAAGCCATCGTTCACGGTGGAAAATGAAAAAGCCATCTCGACCGCGCCAACCGTCAACTTTGGCAAATAAGATGAAAGCCTGGTCTTCTCTGGCGGCGCTGGCGACGGCGCTGCTGCTGTGGACGATGCCACAGGCCGGCGCGCAGGGCTTGCTGCCCGTGCCGCCGCTGGCGGCGCGCGTGACGGATGACGCCGGCATGCTGGACGCCAAGCAGAAAGCGGCGCTGGAAGGCGTGCTGGCCGATTACGAAGCCAAGACGGGTAGCCAGATCGCCGTGCTGCTGGTCAAGAGCACGGAACCTGAAGCCATCGAGCAATACAGCATCCGCGTGACGGATGCCTGGAAGCTGGGCCGCAAGGGCGTCGATGACGGCGTGCTGCTGATGGTGGCAAAGGACAACCCTTCGTCCCTGCGCCGCCTGCGCATCGAAGCGGGCCGTGGCGTGCAGGGCGTGCTGACGGATGCGCAATCGAAACGCATCCTGCAAGACGTCATCGCCCCCCATTTCAAGCAAAATGACTATTACGGCGGCCTGGTGGCCGGCGTGGGCGCCATATCCACCCTGCTGAACCAGGAGCAATTCCCCGCACCTGCACAGCAGAAAGCGCCGGCCACCGTGGAAGCGGGCGGCCTGACCTTCTGGCTGCCGCTGCTGTTCTTCGGCTTCCTCGTCGTGCTGACCCTGTTCCGCTCGCGCGGCGGGCCTACCCGGCTGCAGCGCGGCAGCAACTGGTCCAGCGGCGCCACCGGTGTCGTGCTGGGCAGCATCCTCAGCCAGGCGCTGAACAACCGCGGCGGCGGCGGCGGCTTCGGCGGCGGTGGTGGTTTTGGCGGTGGCGGTGGCGGCGGAGGTTTCGGTGGCGGCGGCGGTTTTGACGGCGGCGGCGCCTCGGGAGATTGGTAATGACGAAACAACTGACATTCGGACAACGCTGCGGACGCGCCCTGAAACATTTACGGGGCACGCCCGCGACGGCGCGCAATGCCTTTCCCGAACGCACCCTGAAAGCCATCGAAACGGCCATCGCCGACGGTGAAGCGATGCACCAGGCGGAAGTGCGCCTGATCGTCGAAGCGGCCCTGACGCCGGGCATGGCTTACCAGGGCGTGAGCAACCGCGAGCGGGCGCGCGAACTGTTCGCCCAGTATGGTGTGTGGGATACGGAAGACAACGTTGGCGTGCTGATCTATATCAACCTGGCCGAGCACCAGGTCGATATCGTCGCCGACCGCCACGTGGGCCGGCGCGTGACGCCGGAACAGTGGCAAGCCGTGTGCCGCACCATGACGAAAGGGTTCAAGGACGGCAATTACCACGACAGCACGCTCGATGCCTTGCAGCAGCTGAATACCTTGCTGCAAAGCCACTTCCCCGCCGATGGCACGCGCGGCAACCAGTTGCCGAACGAACCCATCCTCCTCTGATTCCTGCCCAGGGATTAAAATCTGCCCATTGCCGCGCAAGCCTGTGGCTTGGGCAGAGCGGCCCCCCACACCCCGCCGAGGAACCCACATGAAACTGAACAATAAAACCGCCATCGTCACGGGCGCCACGCAAGGCATCGGCCTGGCTTGCGCCACCCGCCTGATCGCCGAAGGGGCGCAAGTGATGCTGGTCGACATCAAGGAAGAAGGCGCGCAGGCGGCGGCCGCCCTCGGCCCGCAGGCGCGCTTCTTTTGCGCCGACGTCAGCCAGAAGGCGGATGTCGATGCCATGCTGAAGGAAACCCTGGCGCAGTTCGGCCACATCGATATTCTCGTCAACAATGCGGGCGTCACGCATGCGGCCGATTTCCTCGACGTGTGCGAAGACGATTTCGACAGGGTCATGCGCATCAACCTGAAATCGATGTTCCTGTGCGGCCAGGCCGTGGCGCGCGAGATGGTCAAGCGCAACAGCGGCTGCATCATCAACATGTCCAGCGTGAATGCGGAGCTGGCCATTCCGAACCAGGTGCCGTACGTGGTGTCGAAAGGCGCCATCAACCAGCTGACCAAGGTCATGGCCTTGAACCTGGCGTCGCACGGCGTGCGCGTGAACGGCATCGGCCCGGGCACCATCCTGACGGAACTGGCCAAGCAGGCGGTGCTGTCGAGTCCGGAGGCGCGCCACACGATCTTGTCACGCACGCCGCTGGGCCGCTGCGGCGAACCGGAAGAAGTGGCCGGCATCGCCGCCTTCCTGGCCAGCGACGACGCCACCTACATGACGGGCCAGACCATCTATGTCGATGGCGGACGCATGGCGCTCAACTACACGGTGGCCGTGAAGGAGTGAAGGCAGGATGAGGCAGTTATATCAAAAAACGATAATGGTTATCTGAAAAGACCATTAGACACATATCGTGCGACGCAGCATAATGCACCTGTCTCCACTATTCTCCTCCAAGAAAATAGTTTTAAGCCCGCTTTCACCAGCGGGCTTTTTTTTTTGCTGTCACTCCTGAAACATGGCCATTCTTGCCATGATGCATAATCTTTCCAGGCATTCTGCCTGCCGCAAAAAAATGTTGCGGCGTGTCATCAGCCCGTCATGTTCGCCCCCTATACTTGCTTCATCTGCTGTACAGGCAACCGATATGCCTGACTACAGACAGGTGTGCCGCGATG
It encodes the following:
- a CDS encoding SDR family oxidoreductase; amino-acid sequence: MKLNNKTAIVTGATQGIGLACATRLIAEGAQVMLVDIKEEGAQAAAALGPQARFFCADVSQKADVDAMLKETLAQFGHIDILVNNAGVTHAADFLDVCEDDFDRVMRINLKSMFLCGQAVAREMVKRNSGCIINMSSVNAELAIPNQVPYVVSKGAINQLTKVMALNLASHGVRVNGIGPGTILTELAKQAVLSSPEARHTILSRTPLGRCGEPEEVAGIAAFLASDDATYMTGQTIYVDGGRMALNYTVAVKE